One region of Lytechinus pictus isolate F3 Inbred chromosome 8, Lp3.0, whole genome shotgun sequence genomic DNA includes:
- the LOC135155077 gene encoding uncharacterized protein LOC135155077 — translation MPKVKPGKKLSQRKSTRRSVRDAASQPSPVDLETDVGQVFTSTQSPAAGSSASTTNDGQVSQVSTRRRSGWQQASRPSLEQLHIEREHLLFSSRAPGTHHTYRNAWSVFKQFRLQYHYDISIRPDVEQVAQFIAYLSWNGYAGATISTYISGLAFTMQTLGWPDVTDAFVIRRLVDGCRRKNARRDTRCPITLPILKSILKSLTHVCVNTYDLALFRAAFLIAFFGFLRVGEFTSRSRHEPVPLSEKDVIIQGMGNQAKLRIVIARSKTDQTGRGCSILIPQNVVSYLCPLRAVNDYLALRSSVGSAFFRHFDSSPLTRHQFGQVLKRAISFCGLPVAHFSSHSFRIGAATSAAMAGVPDVCIQNMGRWASNTHRLYIRQPLPP, via the exons ATGCCCAAGGTTAAGCCAGGCAAAAAGTTAAGTCAGAGGAAGTCTACTCGTCGTTCGGTCCGAGATGCCGCCAGCCAGCCTTCTCCTGTCGACCTCGAGACAGACGTCGGCCAAGTTTTTACTTCTACGCAGAGCCCAGCTGCTGGAAGTTCGGCGTCGACAACCAACG ATGGACAGGTTTCGCAGGTTAGCACCAGGCGCAGATCTGGCTGGCAGCAAGCTTCCCGCCCATCTTTGGAGCAGCTTCATATAGAGAGAGAGCATCTGTTGTTTTCTTCGCGGGCGCCCGGCACTCATCATACTTATAGGAACGCTTGGTCTGTGTTTAAGCAGTTTCGGCTGCAATATCATTATGATATAAGTATACGTCCTGACGTTGAGCAGGTCGCTCAATTTATTGCTTATCTCTCCTGGAATGGGTATGCGGGGGCAACAATAAGTACATATATATCAGGCCTGGCTTTTACGATGCAAACATTGGGTTGGCCTGATGTGACTGACGCGTTTGTAATCCGGCGGCTGGTAGACGGGTGCAGGCGGAAAAATGCTCGCCGTGATACCCGGTGTCCCATAACCCTGCCTATTCTCAAATCCATCCTAAAGTCATTGACTCACGTATGCGTTAATACGTATGATCTGGCATTGTTTCGGGCTGCCTTTCTAATCGCTTTCTTTGGTTTTCTTCGAGTAGGGGAGTTCACGTCTCGATCTAGACATGAACCCGTTCCTTTATCAGAAAAAGATGTTATTATTCAAGGGATGGGTAATCAAGCAAAATTGCGCATTGTGATTGCGAGGTCTAAAACAGATCAAACTGGACGTGGATGCTCGATTCTAATTCCACAGAATGTTGTTTCGTATTTATGCCCACTTCGCGCTGTAAATGATTACCTCGCTCTGCGGAGCTCGGTCGGCTCTGCCTTTTTCCGTCACTTTGACTCGTCACCCCTAACGAGGCACCAATTTGGCCAAGTTTTAAAGCGTGCCATTAGTTTTTGCGGGCTACCCGTTGCTCATTTCTCTTCTCATTCTTTCCGTATTGGGGCGGCAACTTCTGCAGCCATGGCAGGTGTTCCCGATGTTTGCATTCAAAATATGGGGCGCTGGGCTTCCAACACACACAGATTGTATATTCGACAACCTCTCCCCCCTTAA